A window of the Arachis duranensis cultivar V14167 chromosome 5, aradu.V14167.gnm2.J7QH, whole genome shotgun sequence genome harbors these coding sequences:
- the LOC110280903 gene encoding probable E3 ubiquitin-protein ligase HIP1: MMCSVCDITENNNQQGQGNRRNAAQGRMRIFTTPLSTSDTGGNNNSTLFFESFSSSAIVSQENRETSIMFPINNNNPAAEIIHINDEEPDLESSFIEGNLNSFSSILPTMEQTNQDASNLLTLQRNLRINTANNNNRQDGVSLDLSLHQFGGDGGGSSSTMDVISGSAGGGGGGDGLLTSVLNNTSTRRIMPIKRTAPDYARREFTVGESSSAGGAGGGSVAQPMAAPKRRPTANENAALRVSSSSNTCTCTPSPTCALHASANNNLSSSSREQPHETANNNNNPQNVVRVPSSLWPISEVQRALQSDSFQVLQPTATTTPPPPPPPPSSSNNNNNNTTLGIMQLGDGSFIYPQPVFDSSHHHHQIHHGHQHTPINSLYHQGYQRFFSTAGTSPFRPASINYMENLPPPHHHPYAGSSSSSSSPSPLPWSTVIRPRAVPVSLTHRVGGSNRESNNTRNNYPFSSPAGRGTITVTQNRGNSSSSSLFPGGSPSTRLLESLVQNAGTPSSGSGGGQNNTAGTTVGAVPAVQQLSNVARAWIRRLNAHDEALTRTSQSSTPDITPHRALRASPIAEMYNLPTYFADDSRRLRQEIRTAIDHLRNGGSVRLEELLILDYSIVLNLLDNIEEEEDDVPQQFYEYLGDGQRVTNPDLGLTETEVAICIGREIFQTVGEQPQNIDACGICQEDYVHGEELGRLDCAHRYHLSCIRQWLLIKNRCPICKKMALTIIDLEDDEDDDE; encoded by the exons ATGATGTGTTCGGTTTGTGATATCacagaaaataataatcaaCAGGGTCAAGGGAACAGGCGAAACGCAGCACAAGGGAGAATGAGAATTTTCACTACTCCTTTATCAACTTCTGATACTGGTGGTAATAATAATTCGACATTGTTTTTTGAAAGTTTTTCTTCCTCAGCTATTGTCTCCCAAGAAAACAGAGAGACTTCTATTATGTTCCCAATTAACAATAACAATCCTGCTGCTGAAATAATCCACATCAATGACGAAGAACCAGATCTTGAATCATCATTTATAGAAGGCAATCTTAATTCTTTCTCTTCAATTTTACCAACAATGGAACAAACCAATCAAGATGCCTCAAATCTTTTAACATTACAAAGAAATTTGAGAATCAACACCGCCAACAACAACAACCGACAAGATGGTGTGTCACTTGATTTATCCTTACACCAGTTTGGCGGTGATGGCGGTGGCAGCTCTTCTACTATGGATGTCATCAGTGGCAGcgctggtggtggtggaggtggaGATGGTCTCTTGACGAGCGTTCTCAACAATACTTCTACTAGGCGCATCATGCCTATCAAAAGAACTGCACCTGATTATGCTCGCCGAGAGTTTACAGTGGGTGAGAGCTCAAGTGCCGGTGGTGCTGGTGGTGGATCTGTTGCTCAACCTATGGCAGCCCCCAAGCGCCGCCCCACCGCTAATGAAAATGCGGCGCTGCGCGTTTCATCATCATCTAATACCTGCACTTGTACCCCTTCTCCCACTTGCGCTCTCCATGCTTCCGCCAATAATAATCTTTCTTCATCTTCCAGGGAACAACCCCATGAAACtgctaacaacaacaacaaccccCAAAATGTTGTTCGTGTTCCTTCTAGTTTGTGGCCAATTTCTGAGGTGCAACGAGCTCTTCAGTCTGATAGCTTTCAAGTCCTTCAACCTACTGCTACTActactcctcctcctcctcctcctcctcctagtagtagtaataataacaataataacacaACACTTGGTATTATGCAACTTGGTGATGGTTCCTTTATTTACCCCCAACCTGTTTTTGATAGtagccaccaccaccaccaaatcCACCATGGCCACCAGCACACGCCAATTAATTCGTTATACCACCAAGGCTATCAACGTTTTTTCTCCACTGCTGGCACTTCTCCATTCCGCCCGGCCTCAATCAATTACATGGAgaatcttcctcctcctcatcatcatccgtatgccggttcttcttcttcttcttcgtctccTTCCCCTCTTCCTTGGAGCACCGTGATTAGGCCAAGGGCTGTTCCTGTGTCTCTCACTCACCGAGTTGGAGGAAGTAATAGAGAATCTAACAACACCAGAAACAACTATCCTTTTTCTTCTCCTGCTGGAAGGGGAACAATCACTGTGACTCAGAATCGTggaaactcatcatcatcaagctTATTCCCCGGTGGGTCTCCTTCAACACGGCTACTCGAAAGCCTTGTACAAAACGCTGGTACCCCTTCTTCTGGATCTGGCGGTGGTCAGAATAATACAGCAGGTACTACCGTTGGAGCTGTTCCTGCAGTTCAGCAGCTGTCGAACGTTGCTCGTGCATGGATTCGAAGGCTGAACGCTCATGATGAGGCCTTGACGAGAACGTCACAATCTTCTACCCCTGATATTACTCCTCACAGGGCACTGCGAGCTTCTCCTATTGCTGAGATGTATAATTTGCCTACTTATTTTGCTGATGATTCAAGAAGGCTTAGACAAGAg ATCCGCACTGCCATTGATCATTTGCGTAATGGAGGTTCCGTCCGACTGGAG GAACTTTTAATTCTTGATTACTCCATTGTGCTGAACTTGCTTGACAACATTgaggaggaagaggatgatGTTCCGCAGCAGTTTTATGAG TATCTGGGAGACGGGCAGCGAGTGACCAACCCCGATTTAGGACTGACGGAAACTGAGGTTGCAATATGTATTGGACGGGAAATTTTCCAAACTGTTGGTGAGCAGCCTCAGAACATTGATGCATGCGGCATATGTCAG GAGGACTATGTTCACGGTGAAGAGCTTGGGAGATTGGATTGTGCGCACAGATATCACCTTTCTTGCATCAGGCAGTGGTTGCTCATCAAGAACAGATGCCCAATCTGCAAGAAAATGGCTCTCACCATCATAGACTTGGAGGACGACGAGGACGATGATGAGTGA